From Lemur catta isolate mLemCat1 chromosome 19, mLemCat1.pri, whole genome shotgun sequence, a single genomic window includes:
- the LOC123624182 gene encoding cationic amino acid transporter 3-like, producing MGWQDVRQFGQKLMRRRPLELSTGSENRLSRCLNSLDLVALGVGSTLGAGVYVLAGEVAKDKAGPSIVICFLVAALSSVLSGLCYAEFGARVPCSGSAYLYSYVTVGQVLAFVTGWNLILSYVIGAASVARAWSFSFDNLIGNHISRALQGVFSLPVSRVLAEYPDFFALSLVLLLIGLLALGARESALVTKIFTGVNLLVLSGITLSGFIKGDLHNWQLTELDYKLAKPGSNGTYSLGPLGSGGFVPFGFHGILRGAATCFFAFIGFDSIATTGEEARHPQRSIPVGIVVSLFICFLAYFGVSAALTLMMPYYQIHKDSPLPEAFIYVGWAPVKYAVAVGTLCALSSSLLGAMFPMPRVIYAMAEDGLLFRILARIHARTSTPVVATIVSGVIAASMAFLFELSDLVDLASIGTLLTYSLVAFSVLVLRYQPDQNLHRSEEMEVEELEMKPVPEARSPESVPEAGTPKTLRSPCNPVNTVPTPRSGWTVYGCASLLVFLLTILCLVLAHWPGWLFSGDPVSMAAAVLLLALIVGTTFIIWRQPQSSTPLYFKVPALPVLPLLSIFVNVYLMMQLTIETWARFGVWMVIGFAIYFGYGIRHSLEKTDQQPPVSSFQTLNENIHGDEIV from the exons ATGGGATGGCAGGATGTTCGCCAATTTGGCCAGAAGCTGATGCGCAGGCGACCCCTGGAGCTAAGCACGGGGTCTGAGAATCGCTTGTCCCGTTGTCTGAACAGCCTGGACCTGGTGGCCCTGGGTGTGGGCAGCACCCTGGGAGCAGGTGTGTACGTCCTGGCTGGGGAAGTAGCCAAAGACAAAGCTGGACCATCCATCGTTATCTGCTTCTTGGTGGCCGCCCTGTCTTCCGTGCTGTCTGGACTCTGCTATGCCGAGTTTGGGGCCCGGGTGCCATGCTCTGGCTCTGCGTATCTCTACAGCTATGTCACAGTGGGCCAAGTATTAGCTTTTGTCACCGGCTGGAACCTCATACTCTCTTATGTCATTG GTGCCGCGAGCGTGGCCAGGGCCTGGAGCTTCTCCTTTGACAACCTGATTGGGAATCACATCTCCCGGGCCCTGCAGGGCGTCTTCTCACTGCCCGTGTCTCGTGTCCTGGCTGAGTATCCAGATTTCTTCGCGCTGAGCCTTGTGTTGCTCCTCATTG GTTTACTGGCTCTGGGAGCTCGGGAGTCGGCACTGGTTACCAAAATATTCACAGGTGTGAATCTTTTGGTTCTGAGCGGTATCACCCTCTCTGGCTTCATCAAGGGGGATTTGCACAACTGGCAGCTCACAGAACTGGACTACAAACTGGCCAAACCCGGATCTAATGGCACATACAG CTTGGGCCCTCTGGGCTCTGGAGGGTTTGTGCCTTTTGGCTTCCATGGGATTCTCCGTGGAGCAGCTACatgtttctttgcatttattgGTTTTGATTCCATCGCCACCACAG GGGAGGAAGCCCGCCACCCTCAGCGTTCCATCCCCGTGGGCATCGTGGTCTCCCTCTTCATCTGCTTTCTGGCCTATTTTGGTGTCTCGGCGGCACTCACCCTCATGATGCCCTACTACCAGATACACAAGGACAGCCCTCTGCCGGAGGCCTTTATCTACGTCGGATGGGCCCCTGTAAAATATGCAGTGGCCGTTGGCACCCTCTGTGCCCTCTCATCCAG CCTCCTGGGCGCCATGTTCCCCATGCCTCGAGTGATCTACGCCATGGCCGAGGACGGGCTCCTTTTCCGCATCCTTGCCCGGATCCACGCCCGCACGAGCACCCCGGTGGTGGCCACCATCGTTTCTGGGGTCATTGCAG CATCCATGGCATTCCTCTTTGAGCTCAGTGATCTTGTGGACCTCGCATCAATCGGGACCCTGCTTACTTACTCCTTGGTGGCCTTTTCTGTTCTTGTCCTCAG GTACCAGCCAGACCAGAATTTGCACAGGagtgaggaaatggaggtggAAGAACTTGAGATGAAGCCTGTACCTGAAGCAAGGTCCCCAGAATCTGTTCCTGAAGCAGGAACCCCGAAGACTCTGAGGAGTCCATGTAACCCTGTCAACACCGTCCCCACCCCGAGATCAGGCTGGACCGTCTATGGATGTGCCTCACTGCTTG TATTCCTGCTGACGATCCTGTGCCTGGTACTGGCCCACTGGCCGGGATGGCTCTTCTCCGGAGACCCAGTGTCTATGGCAGCGGCTGTGTTGCTGCTGGCGCTCATTGTGGGGACCACGTTCATCATTTGGAGACAGCCCCAGAGCAGCACTCCTCTGTACTTCAAG GTCCCGGCTTTGCCTGTCCTCCCACTGTTGAGCATCTTCGTGAATGTCTACTTGATGATGCAGCTGACCATTGAGACATGGGCCCGATTTGGAGTCTGGATGGTGATTG GATTTgctatatattttggatatgggATCCGACACAGCTTGGAGAAGACTGATCAACAGCCACCGGTCTCAAGCTTCCAAACCCTCAATGAGAACATCCATGGTGATGAAATAGTTTAA